TATGTTTTAGGTGGATCTAAGGCTGATGATTCAATAAAAGTTATGAAAAATGTCCTAAAAAAAGGAGTGGCTGATAAAGTTTTAACCTCTGGAATCGTTGCCAATATATTTTTAATAGCTATGGGTTATGATTTAGGAGATAATCTAAAAGTTATAGATAATCTTGGATTAACTAATCAAATAGAGATTGCAAAAGAGTTGTTAGATAAGTTTAAAGATAAAATTATTGTTCCAGTAGATGTAGCTTTAAATATAGATGAAAATAGAGAAGAAATAGAGTTACAAAAAGACAAAAAAATAGAAGGTTTAATTAACGATATTGGAGAAAAAACAATTGAACTTTATAGTGAGATTATAAAAAAGGCAAAAACTATTGTAGCAAATGGTCCTGCTGGGGTATTTGAAAAAGAATTATTTGCAAAAGGAACTAAGGGATTGTTAAAGGCGATAGCAGAGTCTGAAGGATTTTCAGTCATTGGAGGTGGTCATTTATCAGCCGCAGCAGAGTTGTTTGGATTTGCTAATAAGATAGATCACATTAGTACAGGAGGAGGAGCAACATTAGAGTTTTTAGGTGGAGAAAAGTTGCCAGTTATAGAGATGTTAAAGGAATCTTACAAGAAATATAAAAGAAAGAACTAACAATTAACTTTAAATACATAAAACATAATTACTTTTTATTAAACTATTTATTACTTTATCTTAATTTTTGCTTTGATTGTATTACTATTATAAATAAAAAGGGGATTGTATGAATTTAAAAAAAATAGTTTATGAAATAAGAAATTTTGAAGGGATTTTGAGGAAAATAGCTATTAAAGATGTTGTGGAGAATTTTAAATTTAATGATGAAGATTATGAATTTGAAATTATAGTAGATTTTGGTGATGATGCGGCAGTTATTGGCATTGATGGAGATAACGCTATTTTGTTAGCCGCTGATGGAATATGGGGAAAACTATTAGAAGCTGATCCTTGGTGGGCAGGATATTGTTCAGTCTTAGTTAATTGTAAAGATATAGCGGCAATGGGAGGAAAGTGCATAGGAATGACAAATATAATAAGTATAAAAGATAAAGATGTTTGTAGAAAAGTTTTAAAAGGAGTTAAAGATGGTGTAAAGAAATTTGGAGTTCCTATGGTTGGAGGACATACACATCCTGATGCTATATGTAATGTCTTAGATGTTTCTATAACTGGTATAGCCAAAAAGGATTGCATATTGAGAAGTGACAATGCAAAAGTTGGCGATAAAATAATATTCGCCTATGACTTGGTTGGACAAATATATAAATCATTCTCGTTAAATTGGGATACTACTACAATGAAATCAAAAAAGTTAGTTAAAGCTCAGATGGATGCTTTAGTTCAAATTGCTGAAAATAAATTAGCCAATTCATGCAAAGATATAAGTAATCCTGGAGCTATTGGAACTTTGGGAATGTTATTAGAAGTTTCAAGAAAAGGAGGAATTGTTGATATTACAAAAATTCCAAAACCAGAAGAGATTGATTTAATTCATTGGCTTAAAGTTTATCCGGGAAGTGGATACGTTTTAACGGCAAATGAAGAGAACTTTAAAGAGATTAAAAATATTTTTGAAGATGTAGAAATGACTGCTGAAATTTGTGGAGAGGTTATCTCAGACAAAAAGTTATACATTACTGATGGAACTAACAAAGAAATTGTCTTTGACTTTGAAAAGGAATTCATTTGTGGATGTTAATTTTTAAATTTTATTTTAAGTGATTTTTATGAAATTAGCAGTTGATGCTGTTTTTTATGTAAGAGAAGGTTTCAATTTCGAAAAAGTATTTAAAGAAGTTTTGAAAATTTTAGGAGAAGATGTAAAAATTTTATCTGTCGAATATCCAGAGTTGGCTTTAATTTCGGAAGAGGGTTATTATTACAGATGCGGATTTATGATTGACAAAAAATTAGATAGAGAACTTAGTAGAGAAGAAATTGATGAAATTAAAGAAAAAATTAAAAAATTGTTTGAAAATGAGATAATTTATACATTAACATGTGAAATATTATGAAAGAAGTTAAAGATTTTTACAACAGTTGGAATCCTAATAACTTTCCAAAATACATGAAGTGTATTATAAATTTTGCAGATAAGTTAATCTTTGAAGAACTAAAGAAATTAATAAAAAATATTGTAAATAATGAAAATGATAATAAAGATTTTTTAGTTTTAGATTGTGGATGCGGTTATGGAGCCTTTTATAATTTAACAAAAGACTTTAATACTATATATTTGGATATTTCATTAAATTTACTAAAAAAATTTAAAATCAAAGAGCGAAAAGTTTGTGGTAATATATTAAATTTACCTTTTAAAGATAACACTTTTGATTTAGTTCTATGTATAAATGTTTTAGAGCATGTAGATTATTTAAAATCTTTGAATGAGATATGTAGAGTTTTAAAAAATAATGGACATTTAATTGTAGTTGTTGTAAATAGAGATAGTTTAATTAAAGAAGAAATTTTTAACGATTTTAGAATTTTTCATAAACCATTATCCTACAAAGATTTTGAAGAAACAAATATAAACTTTAAAATTGTTTATTTAAGTTCATTATATTATTTACCTCCAATTTTTAAAATATTTCCACCAGTAATTTTAAAGAGAATTCTAAAATATTGGAAACCTTTGGATAAAAGATTATCAAAGATTTTTAAAAATAGAGGGCAGTTTCTAATTTTAGACATGGTGAAAGAATGAATATTTACACCTTACCAAAAGGAACATACAGTGAAAAGGCTACAAAAAAATTTTTAGAGTATATAGATGGAGATTATAATATAAAATACTGTAATTCAATATACGACATATTTGAATGTGTAAGTAATGGAGGTTTAGGAGTAGTTCCAATAGAAAATTCTATTGAGGGCTCTGTATCATTAACACAAGATTTATTATTACAATTTAAAAATATTAAAATATTGGGAGAGTTATCCTTAGATATACATCACAATTTAATAGGTTATGATAAAAATAAAATAAAAGTTATTTTATCTCATCCCCAAGCGTTGGCTCAATGCAGAAATTACATAAAAAGGCATGGTTGGGAGGTTAAGGCAGTAGAGAGCACAGCCAAGGCTGTAAAGATTGTTGCTGAAAGTAAGGATGAAACTTTAGGGGCTATAGGTTCAAAAGAATCAGCAGAATATTATAATTTAAAAATATTAGATAAAAATATTGAAGATTACAAAAATAATAAAACAAGATTTATTTTAATTGGTAAAAATGTAAATTTTAAAGTTTTACCAAAAAAATATAAAGTTTCAATTGTTTTTGAGTTAAAAGAAGATAAGCCGGGGGCGTTATATCATATTTTGAAGGAATTTGCAGAAAGAAATATAAATTTAACAAGGATTGAATCAAGACCTTCAAAAAAGAGATTGGGAACATATATTTTTTATATCGACTTTGAAGATTCTAAAGAGGATTTAGAGGAAATTATAAAATCACTAAAAAAACATACTACTTTTATTAATATTTTGGGAAAGTATCCTGTTTTTGATTAAGATCTAAACTCCTTATAAAATATGTCTGTTGATGGATGAACCTCTATAAAGTCGTTATATACATCAATTCCTCTAATTAATTGAGCAAAGTATGGGAGAATTTCAGGGTATGGAGTCATTATTATTGCTCCAACAACCTTCCCATTTTCGTAATATATTTTATTTAAGCCAACGCTCTTTAAAACCTTGTAAAAGTTTCCTTTACCTATGTGGCTTTTTAATATTTTGTATTTATTAGTTTGTTTTCCCACATAGGCAATAGTTAAAGACATTCTAACAGTTTTTGGAATTAAATCATAGTTTGGTTTTTTTAATTCTCTGTTGTTTATTTCATTGTATATATTTTGAGCTACAATTCTTCCTTCCATTCTTGAAATTGGAGTATTTCCTCCTCCATTTATTAAACAATCTCCACATGCATAAGTTTTGTTTTTATTTTTTATCCTCAAATATTCATCTGTCTCAAATAATCCTTTTCCTCCAATGGCTAAGATTTTTGTATAATTATCATCTTTTAATAATTTCTCAAACTTATCTTTATCATTTATAATTTTAAAATTAACAAGATTTTTCATTATATAATTCCTAATATCTTCATCTTTAATTTCTTTTAAAATTTTAGACCTCGTATATAAAACAACATTGCTTCTAAAGTCAGAAAATATTGATGCATATTCAACTCCAACTGTTCCTCCACCGATGATTAATATATTTTCTGGAAGTTCTTTTAGATTTGGTATATCTCTGTGAGTTAATACATTTTCATATCCATTGTATGATTTAGGATATTTTTTTCCAACTGCATAGACAATATAATCATAGTTATCTTCATATTTTTCCTTAAATTCTTTATATTTTATATTCACTCCTTTTTCCTTGGTTTCTTTCTCCAATTTGTTTCTAATTTTATCTTGGATTTTACTTATCTTCTCTTGTAATTCTTTAAATGATATAATCTCTTCTAATCTTATCTTTTTATTCTTTAAAATACTTAAATCGTTGAGAATATCTGCCATTTCTCTAAGACCAGTTATATATGTACATCCATAATTTAAGCAAGTTCCTCCTATTTTATTTTTTTCAAATAAATCAACATCAAAGCCAAAATCTGCTAAGGACATTGAACAAGTTCTCCCTGCTGGGCCAGCACCAACAACAGCAATTTTTGTCAATATACCACCTAATCCTTAACTATAC
This DNA window, taken from Methanocaldococcus sp., encodes the following:
- a CDS encoding phosphoglycerate kinase, translated to MFLTLDDFEFEDKRIVLRVDINCPIDPNTGEILDDKRIREIKDTVKELINKNAKVVILAHQSRPGKKDFTTLKNHAKVLSKIIGKEVEFIDEVIGYTARESIINMKCGEVILLENIRFYSEEVLNDWKKWEGITLKKQAETNIIKKLYPLFDYFVNDAFAAAHRAQPSLVGFSYYMPMIAGRLMEKEVSILSKVLENPERPCVYVLGGSKADDSIKVMKNVLKKGVADKVLTSGIVANIFLIAMGYDLGDNLKVIDNLGLTNQIEIAKELLDKFKDKIIVPVDVALNIDENREEIELQKDKKIEGLINDIGEKTIELYSEIIKKAKTIVANGPAGVFEKELFAKGTKGLLKAIAESEGFSVIGGGHLSAAAELFGFANKIDHISTGGGATLEFLGGEKLPVIEMLKESYKKYKRKN
- a CDS encoding methanogenesis marker 2 protein; this encodes MNLKKIVYEIRNFEGILRKIAIKDVVENFKFNDEDYEFEIIVDFGDDAAVIGIDGDNAILLAADGIWGKLLEADPWWAGYCSVLVNCKDIAAMGGKCIGMTNIISIKDKDVCRKVLKGVKDGVKKFGVPMVGGHTHPDAICNVLDVSITGIAKKDCILRSDNAKVGDKIIFAYDLVGQIYKSFSLNWDTTTMKSKKLVKAQMDALVQIAENKLANSCKDISNPGAIGTLGMLLEVSRKGGIVDITKIPKPEEIDLIHWLKVYPGSGYVLTANEENFKEIKNIFEDVEMTAEICGEVISDKKLYITDGTNKEIVFDFEKEFICGC
- a CDS encoding class I SAM-dependent methyltransferase — encoded protein: MKEVKDFYNSWNPNNFPKYMKCIINFADKLIFEELKKLIKNIVNNENDNKDFLVLDCGCGYGAFYNLTKDFNTIYLDISLNLLKKFKIKERKVCGNILNLPFKDNTFDLVLCINVLEHVDYLKSLNEICRVLKNNGHLIVVVVNRDSLIKEEIFNDFRIFHKPLSYKDFEETNINFKIVYLSSLYYLPPIFKIFPPVILKRILKYWKPLDKRLSKIFKNRGQFLILDMVKE
- the pheA gene encoding prephenate dehydratase, translated to MNIYTLPKGTYSEKATKKFLEYIDGDYNIKYCNSIYDIFECVSNGGLGVVPIENSIEGSVSLTQDLLLQFKNIKILGELSLDIHHNLIGYDKNKIKVILSHPQALAQCRNYIKRHGWEVKAVESTAKAVKIVAESKDETLGAIGSKESAEYYNLKILDKNIEDYKNNKTRFILIGKNVNFKVLPKKYKVSIVFELKEDKPGALYHILKEFAERNINLTRIESRPSKKRLGTYIFYIDFEDSKEDLEEIIKSLKKHTTFINILGKYPVFD
- a CDS encoding FAD-dependent oxidoreductase, which translates into the protein MLTKIAVVGAGPAGRTCSMSLADFGFDVDLFEKNKIGGTCLNYGCTYITGLREMADILNDLSILKNKKIRLEEIISFKELQEKISKIQDKIRNKLEKETKEKGVNIKYKEFKEKYEDNYDYIVYAVGKKYPKSYNGYENVLTHRDIPNLKELPENILIIGGGTVGVEYASIFSDFRSNVVLYTRSKILKEIKDEDIRNYIMKNLVNFKIINDKDKFEKLLKDDNYTKILAIGGKGLFETDEYLRIKNKNKTYACGDCLINGGGNTPISRMEGRIVAQNIYNEINNRELKKPNYDLIPKTVRMSLTIAYVGKQTNKYKILKSHIGKGNFYKVLKSVGLNKIYYENGKVVGAIIMTPYPEILPYFAQLIRGIDVYNDFIEVHPSTDIFYKEFRS